A window from Branchiostoma floridae strain S238N-H82 chromosome 16, Bfl_VNyyK, whole genome shotgun sequence encodes these proteins:
- the LOC118403597 gene encoding ADP-ribose glycohydrolase ARH3-like, producing the protein MTEMASVAQILRSRFRGCLAAAVAGDCIGAEFEGRCRPVDKILGYVEHVNKQRGREVEFTDDTAMARSVASSLIECKGFDARDMATRFAKEYKRESGRGYGGNVITVFYRLLDEGLQDVFEPAREQFDGRGSYGNGGAMRVAPVALYAYGNVEKVQDVAKQTAMITHFNREGYNGAILEALAVHLALQQSKDENLNVVKFVDNLLEKMRIVEVNDAGSSQSEGQAVGQSEDNKTGQSEGTEGDQSEEEKGSKEAASSKEASLPDQPYCAKLEIMKEFLQREKVSRQEVQDQLGNDIKALNSVPAAIFSFLHCTRSVDDIPTDNALERTIIYAISLGGDTDTIATMAGAIAGAYYGIEYVPPPWMKACEGANDAVRFADQLYCLATGETIEKDNGDEDSEDAQNKGDGAKPSTTE; encoded by the exons ATGACTGAAATGGCGTCGGTAGCTCAGATTCTACGCTCGCGGTTTCGTGGTTGTCTTGCGGCCGCCGTAGCCGGGGACTGCATCGGTGCCGAGTTTGAGGGTCGCTGTCGGCCAGTTGATAAG ATTCTGGGATATGTGGAGCATGTCAACAAGCAAAGAGGAAGGGAGGTGGAATTTACGGATGACACAGCCATGGCAAG GTCGGTAGCGAGCTCCCTCATTGAGTGCAAGGGCTTTGACGCCCGTGACATGGCCACCAGGTTTGCTAAGGAGTACAAGAGGGAGTCTGGCCGTGGCTACGGAGGGAACGTCATCACCGTCTTCTACAGGCTCCTTGATGAAGGCCTTCAAGATGTCTTTGAGCCGGCACGAGAGCAGTTCGACGGGAGAGGGTCGTACGGCAATGGTGGGGCTATGAGGGTTGCACCGGTGGCACTGTACGCCTATGGTAATGTGGAGAAAGTTCAGGACGTAGCTAAGCAGACTGCTATGATTACGCATTTCAATAGGGAAGGGTATAATGGGGCTATTCTGGAAGCATTAGCTGTTCATCTTGCTTTGCAGCAGAGTAAAGATGAGAACTTAAATGTGGTTAAGTTTGTAGACAACTTGCTTGAGAAGATGAGGATAGTTGAGGTAAATGATGCAGGcagcagccaatcagaaggacaggcagttggccaatcagaggacaacaaaactggccaatcagaaggcaCTGAAggtgaccaatcagaagaagagAAAGGGAGCAAAGAGGCAGCTTCATCTAAAGAGGCATCCTTGCCAGACCAGCCCTACTGTGCAAAACTAGAAATCATGAAGGAGTTTCTACAAAGGGAAAAGGTCTCAAGGCAGGAAGTTCAAGACCAACTTGGAAATGACATCAAAGCGCTGAACTCTGTTCCGGCAGCCATTTTCTCCTTCCTCCACTGTACACGCTCTGTCGACGACATCCCCACAGACAACGCTCTGGAACGTACCATCATCTACGCCATCTCCTTAGGCGGGGACACAGACACCATAGCCACTATGGCAGGGGCCATAGCTGGTGCGTATTATGGGATTGAGTACGTACCACCCCCTTGGATGAAGGCATGTGAGGGAGCCAATGATGCTGTCAGGTTTGCTGACCAGTTATATTGCCTAGCAACAGGAGAAACAATAGAAAAAGACAATGGGGACGAGGACAGTGAAGATGCCCAGAATAAGGGGGATGGGGCAAAACCCAGTACAACTGAGTAG